Genomic window (Chondrocystis sp. NIES-4102):
TAAGAATTTTTCGGCAGCAGCAGGGCGCATCTTTAAACTACCATCAGCAGTAATAGCCTTTAATTGTGACTCTGGGGCTATTTGATAGGGTAAATGCCCCAAAAGATTCTCTTTAACTGGTTTAACTGGGGTAGATTTTTTAGCCGAAAGTGTATTATTTGCCGTTTTAGGCGTTACTGACGGCTGGGATAATTTACTAACCCCTTGATCCTGAGCTTGGTTACCCTTAAATAACATAAATGTTAAAAGGATTATCCCCACCCCCAAACACAAAATTATACCGATGATTAAAGAAGAAGAAAGCGATGATCTCGATGAATTAGATAGATCACCTTCTTCCCTAATAGCTTCTGGAATGTCAATTTCATCCATACATTTATTCAACAACTATATATTTATTTAGTAGTCATTGGTTTTTGGGCAACATTATCTTGTTGGGCAGCCCGACATACTGCTTGCGCTACTGCGGATGATACTCGCGGATCAAACACAGAAGGAATAATATGTTCACGATCTAAATCTGCCTCATCAACTAAATCAGCGATCGCTTTAGCTGCTTCTAAATACATATTGGTAGTAATTGCCGAAGCTCGACAATCTAATGCTCCTCGAAAAACCCCAGGAAAGGCTAACACATTATTAATCTGATTAGGATAATCACTACGCCCTGTTGCCATGACAGCGACATTATCATAGATTAATTCAGGTTGAATTTCGGGTATCGGATTTGCCATAGCAAAAACAATAGGTTGTTGTGCCATAGTATGAACCATATCTGGTGTTACTACCCCTGGCGCACTCACACCTAAGAAGATATCCGCATTTTCCATAGCATTCTCTAATTTGCCTTCTATTTCCTGAGCAAATTCTCTTTTTTCAGGGTTTAAATCCTGACGTTGAGTAGAAAGAATGCCTTGGGAGTCACAAATGATCATGTTATTTGCTCCTGCTTTACGTAACAGTTGAGCGATCGCAATACCCGCAGCCCCTGCCCCATTGATGACAATTTTAACTTCAGTTATATCTTTCCCAATCAACTTTAAAGCGTTATACAAGGCTGCTAAAACTACAATTGCCGTACCGTGTTGATCGTCGTGAAATACAGGTATATCAAGCTCTTGACGCAATCTCTGTTCGATTTCAAAACAACGTGGGGCTGCAATATCTTCCAAGTTTATACCCCCAAATACAGGCGCAAGCTGTTTAACCGCCTTAATTATTTCTTCGCTATTTTGAGTATCTAAGGCAATAGGAAAGGCATCAATATTAGCAAATTTTTTAAATAGTAAAGCTTTCCCCTCCATCACAGGTAAAGAGGCTTCTGCCCCTAAGTTACCCAAACCTAATACGGCACTGCCATCTGTTACCACTGCCACCATATTACCTTTGACGGTTAAATTATAAACCTGGGCGGGATCTTCAGCGATCGCTCGGCAAATTCTACCCACACCTGGAGTATAAGCCATAGCTAAATCTGATTGGGAATTAAGAGGTATTTTACTATCTACAGTAATTTTTCCTCCCTGATGAATGGCGAAAGTGCGATCGCTATATCCCAAGACTTTAACACTAGGTAGGCTTTTTATTGCTTCAATGATTTTATCCCCTTGTTCGGTACTAGAAGCATCAATCATTAATTCTCGCTGGGTAAATTTAAGATTTCGTTGCAGTAGCACAATATCTCCCAGACTACCCCCGAAAGCAGCGATCGTACTCATAATTGAAGCTAAAGCACCTGGGCGGTTGGGAATTTCTAATTCTACTTGCAACGCGTAGCTTGCACTGGGGTTTAAATCTACCATTTTCTCTCTCTAATTGCCAAAAAAGCTATTTTATATTGTTTTGCTCTCTCAAGACTGTTATTAATAGGCAAAATCAAATTGGAATCTTTCCACTGAAGTAAAGTATTACAACTCAGCAAATTTAGTATATAAAACGCGATACACAGGTAAATTTTGCTCCAAAACATACAATTCCCTTTCTGTCGCCACTGCTAAAGGGTTAGTAGCAAGCCAGGTTGTAGAATGCTGCTGAGTTAAACAAGGATAAATAGCAAAGCGATCGCGCATCTCTATAGCTACTTCCTCAATATCAGATTGTAAAAAAACTTCTCCTGCGATCGCCAGATGGGTAACTAAGGCTTCTACTAATTCTGGTTGCACTACCCGACGTTTATTATGTCGCTTTTTAAACCAAGGATCGGGAAATTGAATCGAAATAGTTTTTAAGGTGTTGTGGGGCAAAGAAGCTAATAAACTTGTGGAAGCGTTAATACTACCAAATAGATAATGTAAATTAGTTAAACCTAATTCCTGCTTAACTTCATTAGCATCAATAACTAACGACTTACGAATTTCAATACCTAAAAAATTTCTTTCTGGATGCAACTGCGCCATAGCTAACAAAAATTTACCCCGCGCACAACCTATATCTAAATGTAAAGGGCGATCGCTTTTGTCATATATTTCTGCCCAATTGGGTATAGGGATTGGTTGCTGAAACTTTCTAGCTAAAGGGTTAACGTGCTGACGAATACGAATAGGCATAAATAGACTTTTTGCATAAAACCTGTATAGCAATATTAGATGTTGATTGTAATTTACCTCACGGGCTGAAATATTATCTTTGGCGTTTTTGTCTGCCATATCAGGTTTAGGAGATTTTAATTTCAATTACCGAAGCATTAAAGTCATAATACTTACCTTGTAACTGAATTAACGAACCTATTTTTATTTTTTTACTCCCATCTAACACCACCCCTGTATCAGTAATTTCTGCTTTTCCGCCTAAAGTTAAAAGTAAATCCTGAATCATCACAATTTCTGGGCGAGGATCTGGTAAGGCTTTTACTGTGCCGTCTGGTTGAGGCGCAACAGTAGTTCTAGGTAATCTTTGACTTTTTAGGATATCTACTTTTCCTGCTGGTTGGTTACGAATGACAATCTCTGCTTGTTTTTCAGCTTTAAATTCTTCAAATAATCCATCTAAATCAGCAACACCCAAGCCCCTTACTAATGCCGTTACTTCTATTGATTGTTGTTTTGTTTGAGCTACTAAATTATTAGTGATAGGTGTACCAGGAAAAAAGAAAATACCAATAACTACCAGCATAATCACAGCAGCAGCAGCTAAATCTAGAAGGCTTAATTTACCAAATAATCTTCCCTTGGAATCAATAATACTCATAAATCTTCCCTCACTCGATAATGATGTTTAAATTTATATACTTTCTGGTTTTCAGGCTCTTATTATAAACCTCGTAAAATAGAAACCCCATATTTTTACACAAGAAAAAAGCAAGAGTTGTAATTTAACCCTTGCAAGTTTTAATTAATTAATGATAAGTAAGCTGTTACGCATTTAAATTACTGGTTGAGAAAGGAGTCCTAAAGGATAAGCTTCGCAAATCAGGAGTCAGGAGTAAAGAGAAAGGCGTATTGCTACCAATCACGGGATAGGAGCGCGTCAAAGCGTATTGCTAGGAGAGTATTGCTATAAAATACTGAATATTAGATATAAACAACAAAAAAGCAAGAGTTGTAATTTAACCCTTGCAAGTTTTAATTAATTAATGATAAGTATTTATTTATTGCTTAAGAATTTAGTGTGGTAAATTAGCAGGTAGATATTGATTAACATCGATTTGCCCCTGAGTACTATTTTGAGTAGCGTTTTGACCGATGGTGTTATAATTACCGATAGTAGCACCAGCATTAGTGTTACCTTGTACTGAAGTTTGAGTGCTGGGAGTAGCAGGGATACCGTAGGCATCTAAGTTTAGTTGTTGCTGTTGACTGGCTTGATGAGCGTTTTGTAGGATTAAATTGGCGTTACCCACCCCAGCAGCAGAATTAGTATTAGATTGAATATTAGTTTGAGCATCTTGGGCAAAAGCAGTTAAAGGGCAAAGAGCGATCGCTGCTGTTAGAATTGATAATAGTGATTTTTTCATGTTTTTAGACCTCGTTAATGTAATCTTTATTTGTATATTTTGCTTACATTTATTAGTTACGTTGGGTCTATTTTTTTTATGCACTCAACTAAAATTGATTTATAAAATTGGGGCGAGTAAACGGGTAACTCTAGCTGCTAATCTAAACCAAAAGGAACGTTTTTGATAGCTACGTAAATTAACAGTGCGACAAACTTCTAAATCTTGTTGCAGCATCTGAGCAACATCCTGGATAAATTTAGCATCCACTGAAAAAGTCATCACCTCAAAATTCAAAAAGAAGGAACGATTATCTAAATTGACTGTACCAACTCCTGCAATATCTTCATCAACCAAGATCACTTTTTGGTGCATAAATCCTGAACGATAACGATACAGCTTAATATTTACAGCCTCCATTTCCGTATAGTAGGAAAAAGAACAGAGATAAACAATTAAATGATCGGGGCGGTTGGGTAAAATAATTCGTACATCTACACCCCTAAACGCAGCAAGCTTTAAAGCATCTAAAATAGAATTATCAGGTACAAAATAAGGGCTGGCTATCCAAAGACGATTTTGCGATCGCTCTATTAAACTCAGGAAAAATAAATGACAATTTTCTAATTTGTCCGCAGGCCCAGTTGGTAAAATTAAAGCAGTTTGATCGGCATTTATAGACTTTTGCACCTGCCAAGAAACCTGGGGTATTTCTTTAGTAACCCAGTACCAATCGCCTAAAAACACACTCTGTAAACATTGTACTGTTGCCCCTTGCAATTTTAAATGGGTATCGCGCCACGAACCAAAATCTGGATCTTTACCTAAATATTCATCTCCAATATTAATCCCACCCATAAAAGCAACTTTTCCATCCACAATCAAAATTTTGCGATGGTTGCGAAAGTTAAGCCGAAAACGATTACCTTTTCTGCGTGTGCTACCAAAACCCTTAATTTTAATCCCATGTTGACGTAAATCATTGAGATAATCACGGGATAACTTATGAGAGCCAACTTTATCATAAAGTACACTAATTTCTACTCCCTGTCTTACCTTGGAGATTAGCGCATCCTTAAATTGATTGCCAGCTTGATCATCATTGATAATATAAGATTGAAATAAAATATAGTGTTGCGCAAGTGCGATCGCCTGCAACATTTCTTCATAGGT
Coding sequences:
- a CDS encoding malate dehydrogenase (oxaloacetate-decarboxylating); this encodes MVDLNPSASYALQVELEIPNRPGALASIMSTIAAFGGSLGDIVLLQRNLKFTQRELMIDASSTEQGDKIIEAIKSLPSVKVLGYSDRTFAIHQGGKITVDSKIPLNSQSDLAMAYTPGVGRICRAIAEDPAQVYNLTVKGNMVAVVTDGSAVLGLGNLGAEASLPVMEGKALLFKKFANIDAFPIALDTQNSEEIIKAVKQLAPVFGGINLEDIAAPRCFEIEQRLRQELDIPVFHDDQHGTAIVVLAALYNALKLIGKDITEVKIVINGAGAAGIAIAQLLRKAGANNMIICDSQGILSTQRQDLNPEKREFAQEIEGKLENAMENADIFLGVSAPGVVTPDMVHTMAQQPIVFAMANPIPEIQPELIYDNVAVMATGRSDYPNQINNVLAFPGVFRGALDCRASAITTNMYLEAAKAIADLVDEADLDREHIIPSVFDPRVSSAVAQAVCRAAQQDNVAQKPMTTK
- a CDS encoding CHP91-containing protein, producing the protein MADKNAKDNISAREVNYNQHLILLYRFYAKSLFMPIRIRQHVNPLARKFQQPIPIPNWAEIYDKSDRPLHLDIGCARGKFLLAMAQLHPERNFLGIEIRKSLVIDANEVKQELGLTNLHYLFGSINASTSLLASLPHNTLKTISIQFPDPWFKKRHNKRRVVQPELVEALVTHLAIAGEVFLQSDIEEVAIEMRDRFAIYPCLTQQHSTTWLATNPLAVATERELYVLEQNLPVYRVLYTKFAEL
- a CDS encoding cardiolipin synthase; this translates as MPSGNHLVSILSIVTICLHGLGIITAAHAVMVVRSSRGAVAWSISLITFPWLALPLYLIFGRNKFQAYAQALQAAYLEHYQLVSQVYSAVLELKAQLPEQYTSLKKISEVFAPFPFTTGNQIELLIDGKKTYEEMLQAIALAQHYILFQSYIINDDQAGNQFKDALISKVRQGVEISVLYDKVGSHKLSRDYLNDLRQHGIKIKGFGSTRRKGNRFRLNFRNHRKILIVDGKVAFMGGINIGDEYLGKDPDFGSWRDTHLKLQGATVQCLQSVFLGDWYWVTKEIPQVSWQVQKSINADQTALILPTGPADKLENCHLFFLSLIERSQNRLWIASPYFVPDNSILDALKLAAFRGVDVRIILPNRPDHLIVYLCSFSYYTEMEAVNIKLYRYRSGFMHQKVILVDEDIAGVGTVNLDNRSFFLNFEVMTFSVDAKFIQDVAQMLQQDLEVCRTVNLRSYQKRSFWFRLAARVTRLLAPIL